From a region of the Falco cherrug isolate bFalChe1 chromosome 9, bFalChe1.pri, whole genome shotgun sequence genome:
- the MKI67 gene encoding proliferation marker protein Ki-67 isoform X3, protein MPLFGNIIVIKRNGTDGISFPLTASSCLFGRRTECDIRIQLPQVSKEHCKIEVNENKEAILTNLSTVNPTQLNGGCFQQPVPLKHGDVLTIIDRSFRFEYPRQSTPRKGRSRSPKDETLQVAEMELLHQQTPGSKSLHVSDDAEFEEKNANEIKQSTEENTSKALPIKLQTPKSSCRIHQIITKKNEKSPFTKLYEKLKYEIQVKNFLYNGNASQEAAKEDGKSVPLEPSAQILSSSCVHDLGNLTEEKGIGRSEKIEECKIKQKVNSLEFNEISAAGSATNKSFTRSPQTSVSEEISRDTGKSHLQGHKELSPAEKPNGTEVTSKPSKENDGNAAFPLELCPVECLDHTDTIKTHSSAIALDEQAQTANMTNVSEVDKYLLSTPTPRRKSSQSHFISPTRETSGMNPVNNGTPTTRRRVSSKRKSLSEISAETEREDSVSRNDSLKQLPLAEDKCLKQRQNSKQHTPGKPVEGVVLKEICDQANSVNSKEGHSETPASLSKSRSPRRNNRQNDKLSNKSVHSETLASEELMSELASPASQKPDSGRRRSRWRTSVLLTEKVLEADAVQEHHKTADGKDKATEEELVTKEYHQKQDLEDASVIRPRRLPSMRRSSGSVTVLKDNEAVSEVNISGLLPGEESGKTKRVSRKRKSGDLLLQPLGNRKRVSFGGQLSPELFDKSLPANSPLKKGATPARLSLPMGNSPRAVLKKAQGLKCFAAQELSEHWQKEKMSPKNLPAQKSPAASSPASGKATSRFTSGSPEPYTQGRFSVSHITALLPIAEEKDAVAEDMNTKEKTGAWVKTSKCSDINQDDKTFLTATPEKLTSAQFASKITPMKSRSGALAVINAKRRSGASTANLLVAKSWAEVVKLGVVRPQSKTRKKSVRKGRPLKKKTQSPKAPERKIKDHFSTGHAESPATIVVGRAYSTTVRAAGQVPKVVKNPILKPNMNMDESFTGMTEMFQTPENKSGKMLPLATVQKTDFTPTCTAVDTSELHTPEESGEMMVSPLNSSDGSEQKQDSPGISSFLRGESLKSMSDAISTKTEKRKSMLEESVSVDNLSIIPEKEASRVKSGSKRRTSKQKLKPIEAMSDIKQLLRTPEQSSEPIEALSGIRQLMETPKRKLEPVEALSGIKKLMRSPKQKSEPVEALSGIRQLMKTPKQKSEPVEPLSGIRQLMKTPKQKSEPVEALSGIRQLMRTPKQKSEPVEALSGIRQLMKTPKQKSEPVEALSGIRQLMRTPKQKSEPVEALSGIRQLMRTPKQKSEPVEALSGIRQLMRTPKQKSEPVEALSGIRQLMRTPKQKSEPVEALSGIRQLMRTPKQKSEPVEALSGIKQLMKTPKQKSEPVEALSGIKQLMRTPKQKSEPVEALSGIKQLMRTPKQKSEPVEALSGIKQLMRTPKQKSEPVEALSGIKQLMRTPKQELETVTDEITDERLLKAPVQERGAVKDVAGLTLIKKSPKVKYQPVEDMIGVSRIFKTPKEKVEPVEDMFGISRLVKTPREKHQPVDDFVGLQRLMAEPRGRCSDSELDYVGVTEMFDIPEEIKTKSVSVTDSRQEDTAPLCTNSSHKYDVLDNEGNIPQGKDSRQKESTREDQTTQILTRGRSRKTTHPASAKQCEKDLNLKELQSLGKKNTQEEMGEISNSTSGAKNEGRRTRTNSLIQEEIVSKHPLQEKVVVVQFVESHGATQGPGRGKRENPKEIRHPSENLESCSKDSSVLQKEPDNMKQALQECSINDTLSTEDDPAIKTANVSRNIQNESCQLQTGLIKGENKSSEGGVEDSEEMFLLPGKRSKRVKEKENTEPVALPKRGRAKNTEVKQAFSEDLHETARKLRSDLSAKMIKTDEQAFDKDTETATAEESENGSKHEIKITGKRVKSLRSARKHSVEVKADVCGTALENIQNIQKNEEIETDTETQSHVKNKIKVSQGDETDNAQESTTEASQRLKAESPGEINKMPVTALNLEANRSAVQGTNRTRNRRGKKDSLEKKADEFAKDVNNLEIMTPNLKSEMEMDKSLKDSLGFVCGKNTYQVMKDQNNPAATSVPAANSDSLALSPEKRTRNEHRILEAKQTEILQENQAQKNGMACRRGRSRKVNFELEVSSRAVGGKRSLPGNDKGMTYEGGQHETSENPSSQVRKSRRKQVDSVPQITCSRFVEKQTLIADHSKVEAFVKEQDSALEATPSSMEDNPLRRGKRREVAAASQTSRSLSIRKRHGLLEGDDKKMTVREDQNPALGNKTSQTKANASARGKRKTIDPATEEKLSSLRRKRGLSETESKEEGANEAQNMSLGRVSCAKEKPLGRGRRKETALTSHTTNYISLRGKHGLPTDNGRVEVAKEGVPLENLSSSVKENQLRTGRRNEIALLLEASNCTIQGKQDLSKESGRNNNYRKGKNLILGSSASQEKNDLSKRNSRQATTSLAVSSISLRGLPEGGKNETPEEQENVLLEGAPCARENPSRADRKKTISSKSEETSSAFLREKPGLLEGRGQRKILEDENTSLENNSSQGKTRQLRNRREKVEFKSEAATSTSVCKEGDLPENSNTLETQNVCLTSTGSEKNNQSGKGKEVNPIQQATSTSRRRKCQLPEDDLASKKLKSENDEDRSLQTGKRNKTKEDVKVTQAAGGTDRKTRSSARTRK, encoded by the exons GAGAACAGAATGTGATATTCGCATCCAGTTACCTCAGGTCTCAAAAGAACATTGTAAAATTGAAGTAAATGAGAACAAGGAG gcaaTATTGACTAATTTAAGTACAGTAAATCCTACGCAGCTGAATGGTGGTTGTTTTCAGCAGCCTGTACCTCTGAAACATGGAGATGTGTTAACTATTATTGATCGTTCTTTCAG aTTTGAATATCCTCGGCAGTCAACACCAAGAAAGGGGCGTTCTAGGTCTCCAAAAGATGAAACACTGCAG GTGGCAGAAATGGAGTTACTACACCAACAAACTCCAGGATCTAAAAGTCTTCATGTGTCAG ATGATGCtgagtttgaagaaaaaaatgccaatgaaattaaacaaagtACAGAGGAAAATACTTCCAAAGCTTTACCCATCAAACTGCAAACACCCAAATCTTCATGCAGAATACATCAAatcattacaaagaaaaatgaaaagtctCCCTTCACTAAACTCtatgagaaactgaaatatgaGATTCAGGTGAAAAATTTCCTGTACAACGGAAATGCATCTCAAGAAGCTGCAAAAGAAGATGGTAAGAGTGTTCCGCTAGAACCAAGTGCTCAAATTTTATCATCAAGCTGTGTTCATGATCTGGGAAACctgactgaagaaaaaggaataggcagaagtgaaaagattgaagaatgcaaaataaagcaaaaagttaACAGTTTAGAGTTTAATGAGATCTCAGCTGCTGGAAGCGCTACCAATAAGAGTTTTACCAGAAGTCCTCAAACTTCTGTTTCAGAGGAGATATCAAGAGATACTGGTAAAAGTCACTTGCAGGGTCATAAGGAACTAAGTCCAGCAGAGAAACCTAATGGTACTGAAGTTACGAGCAAACCCAGTAAGGAAAATGATGGAAATGCAGCATTTCCACTGGAGCTATGCCCTGTAGAATGCTTGGATCATACAGATACAATTAaaacacacagctctgcaatAGCATTAGATGAACAAGCACAAACAGCTAACATGACTAATGTTTCTGAAGTAGATAAATATCTTCTGTCTACACCAACACCCAGAAGGAAGAGTTCCCAGTCTCATTTCATATCACCTACCAGAGAAACTAGTGGAATGAATCCTGTAAATAATGGTACTCCAACAACTCGACGACGTGTGTCGTCAAAACGTAAGTCTCTTTcagaaatttcagctgaaactgAAAGAGAAGATTCAGTGAGCCGAAATGATAGCCTCAAACAACTGCCTTTGGCGGAAGATAAGTGcttaaaacaaagacaaaatagtAAACAACATACACCAGGAAAACCTGTAGAAGGAGTAGTGCTGAAAGAAATTTGTGATCAGGCAAACTCTGTTAACTCAAAAGAGGGACATTCTGAAACTCCTGCCTCTCTTTCTAAATCCAGGAGTCCCAGAAGAAATAACAGACAAAATGACAAATTATCAAACAAAAGTGTCCATTCGGAGACACTAGCTTCCGAAGAGTTAATGTCAGAGCTGGCATCTCCTGCTAGTCAGAAACCTGACTCTGGAAGAAGGAGGAGTAGGTGGAGGACCTCTGTACTGCTAACTGAAAAAGTACTGGAGGCAGATGCTGTTCAAGAACATCATAAGACTGCAGACGGAAAAGACAAGGCAACTGAAGAAGAGCTGGTCACGAAGGAGTATCACCAGAAACAAGATTTGGAAGATGCCAGTGTTATAAGACCTCGTAGATTGCCATCAATGAGAAGGTCTTCTGGAAGTGTTACTGTACTGAAAGACAATGAGGCTGTCTCAGAAGTGAATATTTCTGGCCTGTTGCCTGGAGAAGAATCAG GCAAGACAAAAAGGGTATCTCGGAAGAGGAAAAGTGGTGACTTGTTACTTCAGCCTttaggaaacagaaagagaGTGTCTTTTGGTGGTCAGCTAAGTCCAGAACTTTTTGATAAAAGTTTGCCTGCCAACTCGCCACTTAAGAAAGGTGCAACTCCTGCCAGACTGAGTTTACCGATGGGAAACTCGCCACGAGCTGTTCTGAAGAAGGCTCAGGGACTGAAGTGCTTTGCAGCCCAG gAACTTTCTGAACattggcagaaagaaaaaatgtcaccAAAAAATTTGCCAGCCCAAAAGTCCCCAGCTGCCTCATCCCCTGCCTCAGGGAAGGCAACATCTAGATTTACTTCAGGCTCTCCAGAACCTTACACACAAGGAcgtttctctgtttctcacatCACAGCACTGTTACCAATTGCAGAAGAGAAGGATGCTGTTGCAGAAGACATGAatacaaaggagaaaactgGTGCCTGGGTGAAAACATCTAAGTGTTCTGACATTAACCAAGATGATAAAACCTTTTTAACAGCTACACCTGAGAAATTAACAAGTGCACAATTTGCTTCGAAGATCACTCCCATGAAGAGCAGAAGTGGAGCTCTAGCAGTTATCAATGCAAAAAGAAGAAGCGGTGCCTCTACTGCCAATTTATTAG TTGCAAAATCTTGGGCAGAAGTGGTAAAACTAGGTGTCGTAAGACCACAGTCAAAGACCCGTAAAAAGAGTGTCCGTAAAGGAAGACccctgaagaagaaaacccagTCACCAAAG gctccagaaagaaaaataaaagatcatTTTAGTACAGGTCATGCAGAGTCACCTGCTACAATAGTTGTAGGTAGAGCTTATTCTACCACAGTCAGAGCAGCTGGACAGGTCCCTAAAGTTGTAAAAAATCCTATCTTGAAGCCAAACATGAATATGGACGAAAGCTTCACAG GAATGACTGAAATGTTTCAAACTCCAGAAAATAAGAGTGGGAAAATGTTACCTTTGGCCACTGTTCAGAAGACTGATTTTACACCAACATGTACTGCAGTGGATACTTCTGAACTGCACACTCCTGAAGAATCTG GAGAGATGATGGTGTCACCGTTAAATAGTTCAGATGGTTCAGAACAGAAACAAGATAGTCCAGGCATTTCTAGCTTTCTGAGAGGAGAGTCTCTAAAGTCTATGTCTGATGCAATATccacaaaaactgaaaaaagaaaatctatgcTGGAAGAAAGTGTTAGTGTGGATAATTTGTCAATAattccagaaaaagaagcatCTCGGGTGAAATCAGGAAGTAAAAGGAGGACCtcaaagcagaagctgaagccAATTGAGGCTATGTCAGACATCAAGCAGCTTTTAAGGACCCCAGAGCAAAGTTCTGAACCCATAGAGGCTTTGTCAGGCATCAGGCAGCTCATGGAGACCCCAAAGCGGAAGTTGGAGCCTGTAGAGGCTTTGTCAGGTATCAAGAAGCTCATGAGGTCCCCAAAGCAGAAGTCAGAGCCTGTAGAGGCTTTGTCAGGCATCAGGCAGCTCATGAAGACCCCGAAGCAGAAGTCGGAGCCTGTAGAGCCTTTGTCAGGCATCAGGCAGCTCATGAAGACCCCGAAGCAGAAGTCGGAGCCTGTAGAGGCTTTGTCAGGCATCAGGCAGCTCATGAGGACCCCGAAGCAGAAGTCGGAGCCTGTAGAGGCTTTGTCAGGCATCAGGCAGCTCATGAAGACCCCGAAGCAGAAGTCGGAGCCTGTAGAGGCTTTGTCAGGCATCAGGCAGCTCATGAGGACCCCGAAGCAGAAGTCGGAGCCTGTAGAGGCTCTGTCAGGCATCAGGCAGCTCATGAGGACCCCGAAGCAGAAGTCGGAGCCTGTAGAGGCTCTGTCAGGCATCAGGCAGCTCATGAGGACCCCGAAGCAGAAGTCGGAGCCTGTAGAGGCTCTGTCAGGCATCAGGCAGCTCATGAGGACCCCGAAGCAGAAGTCGGAGCCTGTAGAGGCTCTGTCAGGCATCAGGCAGCTCATGAGGACCCCGAAGCAGAAGTCGGAGCCTGTAGAGGCTCTGTCAGGCATCAAGCAGCTCATGAAGACCCCGAAGCAGAAGTCGGAGCCTGTAGAGGCTCTGTCAGGCATCAAGCAGCTCATGAGGACCCCGAAGCAGAAGTCGGAGCCTGTAGAGGCTCTGTCAGGCATCAAGCAGCTCATGAGGACCCCGAAGCAGAAGTCGGAGCCTGTAGAGGCTCTGTCAGGCATCAAGCAGCTCATGAGGACCCCGAAGCAGAAGTCGGAGCCTGTAGAGGCTCTGTCAGGCATCAAGCAGCTCATGAGGACCCCGAAACAAGAGCTGGAGACTGTTACAGATGAAATTACTGATGAAAGGTTGCTGAAGGCACCAGTACAAGAAAGGGGTGCAGTAAAAGATGTGGCAGGTCTTACTTTAATCAAGAAAAGTCCAAAGGTGAAATATCAACCAGTAGAAGACATGATTGGGGTCAGCCGTATTTTCAAGACACCAAAGGAAAAAGTTGAACCTGTAGAAGATATGTTTGGTATTAGCAGATTAGTGAAGACTCCAAGAGAGAAGCATCAACCAGTTGATGATTTTGTGGGTCTCCAAAGGCTTATGGCAGAACCCAGGGGAAGATGTTCTGATTCTGAATTGGACTATGTTGGAGTTACAGAAATGTTTGATATACCAGAGGAAATTAAG ACCAAGTCAGTAAGTGTTACGGATTCTAGGCAAGAAGATACTGCACCTCTTTGTACTAATTCCAGTCATAAGTACG atgttTTAGACAATGAAGGAAATATTCCACAAGGTAAAGATTCTCGACAGAAGGAATCAACTCGTGAAGACCAGACCACCCAGATACTAACAAGGGGCAGATCAAGGAAGACAACACATCCTGCTTCAGCAAAGCAGTGTGAAAAGgatttgaatttaaaagaactgcaaagtttggggaaaaagaatACCCAAGAAGAGATGGGAGAGATCAGTAATTCGACTTCAGGAgcaaaaaatgaaggaagaagaacaagaacaaaCAGTCTCATACAAGAAGAAATTGTTTCAAAGCACCCTCTTCAGGAAAAAGTTGTGGTTGTTCAATTTGTGGAATCACATGGAGCTACTCAAGGACCAGGAAGAGGTAAAAGGGAAAACCCGAAGGAGATAAGACATCCAAGTGAGAATCTTGAATCTTGTAGCAAAGATTCTTCAGTGCTACAAAAAGAACCTGATAATATGAAACAGGCATTGCAGGAGTGTAGTATCAATGACACATTATCAACTGAAGATGATCCAGCCATAAAGACAGCAAATGTATCTAGGAACATTCAAAATGAAAGTTGTCAACTGCAAACAGGTTTAATAAAAGGTGAAAACAAATCTAGTGAAGGTGGTGTAGAAGACAGcgaagaaatgtttctgttgccTGGGAAGAGGTCtaaaagagtaaaagaaaaagaaaacacagaaccaGTGGCTCTACCTAAAAGAGGAAGAgctaaaaatactgaagttaaaCAAGCTTTTTCGGAGGACCTTCATGAGACAGCAAGGAAGCTTCGTAGTGATCTATCAGCGAAGATGATAAAAACAGATGAACAGGCTTTTGACAAAGATACTGAGACTGCTACAGCAGAAGAATCTGAAAATGGAAGTAAACATGAAATAAAGATAACAGGGAAAAGGGTGAAGTCTTTACGCAGTGCTAGAAAACACTCAGTTGAAGTAAAAGCAGATGTTTGTGGGACGGCACttgaaaatatacaaaatattcagaaaaacgAGGAAATTGAAACTGATACTGAGACACAATCGCATGTCAAAAATAAGATTAAAGTATCTCAGGGAGATGAAACAGATAATGCTCAGGAAAGCACAACAGAGGCATCTCAAAGATTAAAGGCAGAGTCACCTGGAGAGATAAACAAAATGCCAGTTACTGCTCTCAACTTGGAAGCAAACAGAAGTGCAGTACAGGGAACAAATAGAACTAGAAACAGGAGAGGCAAAAAAGACTCTTTGGAGAAAAAGGCTGATGAATTTGCCAAAGATGTAAACAACCTAGAAATAATGACTCCCAACTTGAagtcagaaatggaaatggacAAATCTCTCAAAGATTCTTTGGGCTTTGTTTGTGGCAAGAATACATACCAAGTCATGAAGGACCAGAACAACCCAGCTGCCACATCAGTACCTGCTGCAAACAGTGACAGTCTTGCTCTTAGCCCTGAAAAGCGGACAAGAAATGAACACAGAATACTTGaagcaaagcaaactgaaatCCTGCAAGAGAATCAAGCACAAAAAAATGGAATGGCATGTAGAAGAGGTAGAAGTAGAAAAGTAAATTTTGAACTTGAAGTCAGTTCCAGAGCAGTTGGAGGAAAAAGGAGTTTGCCTGGGAATGACAAAGGAATGACTTACGAAGGTGGTCAACATGAGACTTCAGAAAATCCTTCTTCACAAGtaaggaagagcagaagaaagcaagttGATTCCGTTCCACAAATAACTTGTTCTAGGTTtgtggaaaaacaaacattaattGCAGATCATAGTAAAGTTGAGGCTTTTGTAAAGGAGCAAGATTCAGCTTTGGAAGCTACTCCCTCTTCAATGGAAGATAATCCACTGAGACGAGGGAAAAGACGAGAGGttgctgcagcatcacagacATCTAGATCTCTTTCTATCAGAAAAAGACATGGATTGCTAGAAGGTGATGATAAAAAGATGACTGTGAGAGAAGATCAAAATCCAGCTTTGGGAAATAAAACTTCAcagacaaaagcaaatgcatcAGCAAGgggcaaaaggaaaacaattgatccagcaacagaggaaaaactttCATCTCTCCGGAGAAAACGTGGCTTGTCAGAAACTGAGAGTAAAGAGGAGGGTGCTAATGAAGCACAAAATATGTCTTTGGGAAGAGTGTCCTGTGCAAAAGAGAAGCCATTAGGAaggggcagaaggaaagaaactgctCTGACGTCACATACAACTAATTACATTTCTCTTCGAGGAAAACACGGTTTGCCAACAGATAATGGTAGAGTAGAAGTTGCTAAAGAAGGTGTTCCATTAGAAAATTTAAGTtcatctgtaaaagaaaatcaactgAGAACAGGCAGAAGGAATGAAATTGCTCTCTTGTTAGAAGCCTCAAATTGTACTATTCAGGGGAAACAGGACTTATCAAAAGAAAGTGgtagaaataataattacaggaaaggaaaaaatctgattttgggaaGTTCTGcttcccaagaaaaaaatgatctgTCAAAAAGGAACTCAAGGCAAGCAACTACTTCGCTGGCTGTTAGTTCCATCTCACTTCGAGGTTTGCCAGAAGGTGGTAAGAATGAAACTCCTGAAGAACAAGAGAATGTACTTTTGGAAGGAGCTCCATGTGCAAGAGAAAATCCATCAAgagcagacagaaagaaaacaatttcttccaAATCTGAAGAAACtagttctgcttttctcaggGAAAAACCTGGCTTGCTGGAAGGTAGAGGTCAAAGGAAAATTCTTGAAGATGAAAATACATCTCTAGAAAATAATTCATCCCAGGGAAAAACAAGGCAATTGAGGAATAGAAGGGAAAAGGTAGAATTCAAATCAGAGGCAGCTACTTCTACTTCTGTCTGTAAAGAGGGTGACTTGCCAGAAAACAGTAACACTTTGGAAACTCAAAATGTGTGTTTGACATCCACTGGTTCcgaaaaaaataatcagtctggaaaaggaaaagaggttAACCCTATACAGCAGGCAACTTCCACCTCTCGCAGAAGAAAGTGTCAGTTGCCAGAAGATGACTTAGCATCCAAAAAACTAAAATCAG AGAATGATGAAGATAGATCGctacaaacaggaaaaaggaacaaaactaaAGAAGATGTAAAGGTGACTCAGGCTGCTGGAGGCACGGACAGGAAGACAAGATCAAGTGCAAGAACAAGAAAATAG